The sequence below is a genomic window from Polaromonas naphthalenivorans CJ2.
ACTACCACGTGGAATTTGACGGCCATTACTACAGCGTGCCCCACACCCTGGTGCGCACCACCGTGGAACTGCGCGCCAGTGACACCTTGCTGGAATGTTATTCCTCCAACCAGCGCGTGGCTTGCCACGCTGTCAGCCCCAAGCGCGGTGCCCACACCACCACGCCTGAGCATATGCCTGCGTCGCACCGGGCGCATCTGGAGTGGACCCCGCAAAAGCTCATCGACTGGGGCCTGCGCATTGGCGTGAGCACCGCAGCGGTGGTGACCTGGCAGCTTGAACACCGCGCCCATCCTGAACAGGGCTACCGGGCTTGTTTGGGCTTGCAGCGCTTGGCACGCGAATTCACGCCGGCCAGGCTGGAGGCGGCCTGCACCCGAGCACTGGCCATTCGCTCCCTTACCTACCGCAGCGTGGCCTCCATTCTCAAAACAGGCTTGGATCGTCAGCAAAACCTGCCCACCATGACACCGGGCGCGCTCCCGGCGCACGACAACATCCGTGGCGCAGATTATTTCCACTGAACACACGCCTACCCAACAAACCAAACACGACAGGACAGACCATGAACGAACAGACCCTTACCCAATTACGCAGCCTGCGCCTGGATGGCATGGTGCGCGCCATTGAAGAGCAAGCCACCAGCATCGCGGTCAGCGCCCTGGGTTTTGATGAAAGATTCTCCCTGCTGGTGCAGCGCGAGGTGGCATGGCGCGATGAGCGCCGGGTCGAGCGTCTGCTTAAAGCCGCCAAACTCAAAGTGAGCTCAGCCTGTGTCGAAGATATCAATTGGCGCGCCAGTCGCGCACTTGATCGCGCCCTGGTGACTGCCTTGGCCGGGGGTGATTGGCTTCGCAATGCGCAGAATCTGCTGATCACCGGTGCCACCGGTTGTGGCAAGACCTGGCTGGCGTGTGCCTTGGCGCATCAAGCCGCTCGCTTAGGCTTCTCGGTGCTGTACGTGCGCGCCGGGCGGCTCTTTGATGAACTGCATGTCGCCCATGGTGATGGCAGCCTTAATCGGCGAATGAGTCAACTGGCCAAGCTTGATTTACTGGTGATTGATGACTTTGCCATTTCTCCAATGGGCGCGCCCGAGAGAAACGATTTGCTGGAGGTGCTCGATGATCGGGTGGGCACGCGCTCGACGTTGATCACCAGTCAATTGCCGGTAAAAGCCTGGCATACCTATCTGGACGATCCAACGCTGGCCGATGCCATTCTCGATCGTGTCGTGCACAGCAGCCACCGGATTGATCTCAAGGGCGCCACGCTGCGAGATCCGAATACAAATTGATTGCCTTGCCCACTCAACACCGTCGGGCGTCAACTTGGTAATGCATGGGT
It includes:
- the istB gene encoding IS21-like element helper ATPase IstB — its product is MNEQTLTQLRSLRLDGMVRAIEEQATSIAVSALGFDERFSLLVQREVAWRDERRVERLLKAAKLKVSSACVEDINWRASRALDRALVTALAGGDWLRNAQNLLITGATGCGKTWLACALAHQAARLGFSVLYVRAGRLFDELHVAHGDGSLNRRMSQLAKLDLLVIDDFAISPMGAPERNDLLEVLDDRVGTRSTLITSQLPVKAWHTYLDDPTLADAILDRVVHSSHRIDLKGATLRDPNTN